A part of Geothrix oryzae genomic DNA contains:
- a CDS encoding aminoacyl-tRNA deacylase codes for MPTTLLKDFLSQNRVAHQVIQHPVAFTATSVAGAAHISGKEMAKTVVVNLDGRLVLAVVPANRKVDLERLRQAAGAIRAELADEREFIADFPECEPGAMPPFGNLYGMPVFVEPHLAADKEIAFNAGTHTELIRMSYQDFERLTHPKLVDM; via the coding sequence ATGCCCACGACCTTGCTGAAGGATTTCCTCTCCCAGAACCGGGTGGCCCACCAGGTCATCCAACATCCGGTGGCCTTCACGGCCACTTCGGTCGCCGGGGCCGCGCACATTTCCGGCAAGGAGATGGCCAAGACGGTGGTGGTGAACCTGGACGGGCGCCTGGTCCTGGCCGTGGTGCCGGCCAACCGGAAGGTGGACCTGGAGCGCCTGCGCCAGGCCGCCGGGGCCATCCGCGCCGAGCTGGCCGACGAGCGCGAGTTCATCGCCGACTTCCCGGAATGCGAACCCGGGGCCATGCCGCCCTTCGGGAACCTCTACGGCATGCCGGTCTTCGTGGAGCCGCACCTGGCGGCCGACAAGGAGATCGCCTTCAACGCCGGGACGCACACCGAGCTGATCCGCATGTCCTACCAGGACTTCGAGCGCCTGACGCACCCGAAGCTCGTGGACATGTAG
- a CDS encoding Rrf2 family transcriptional regulator, with protein MSNTRYTVAIHVLTLLAYAGPEALTSDYIAGSVNTNPVVIRRILARLRAARLVRSQGGPGGGWQLLQAPEAIHLQQVLAAMGVDAAFPLHAAAPNVQCPVGRSIQGLLTHHFRLAQEALERQLAGVTLADLVAGVKAQPA; from the coding sequence ATGAGCAACACCCGCTACACCGTCGCCATCCATGTGCTCACCCTGCTGGCCTACGCCGGTCCCGAGGCGCTCACCTCCGACTACATCGCCGGCAGCGTGAACACCAACCCCGTGGTCATCCGCCGCATCCTGGCCCGCCTGCGGGCGGCCCGGCTGGTGCGGTCCCAGGGTGGCCCCGGGGGCGGCTGGCAGCTGCTCCAGGCGCCGGAAGCCATCCACCTCCAGCAGGTGCTGGCGGCCATGGGGGTGGATGCCGCCTTCCCCCTGCACGCGGCGGCCCCCAATGTGCAGTGTCCCGTGGGCCGCTCCATCCAGGGGCTGCTCACCCACCACTTCCGCCTCGCCCAGGAAGCCCTGGAGCGGCAGCTGGCGGGCGTCACCCTCGCCGATCTGGTGGCGGGCGTGAAGGCCCAGCCCGCCTGA
- a CDS encoding SDR family oxidoreductase: MTPHPLTSPLTGPIVVTGATGQLGRLVLASLLKQVPAAQLVAAVRSPEKAQDLAAQGIQVRKADYDRPDTLVEAFRGAGKVLLISSNEIGQRFAQHRAAVDAARKAGVPLLAYTSLLRADTSPLPLALEHRETEAYLKASGLPFVLLRNGWYTENYAASIPSALQHGAFLGSAGEGKIASAARADYAEAAAAVLLRDGQAGQVHELAGDTAYTLRELTAELSRQSGKAVAYQNLPEAEFKAILLGAGLPEAIASLLAESDTGAAKGGLFDDSRTLRRLIGRPTTPMADTVGAALRG; this comes from the coding sequence ATGACCCCCCACCCCCTCACCAGCCCTCTCACCGGCCCCATCGTCGTCACTGGCGCCACCGGCCAGCTGGGCCGCCTCGTGCTGGCCTCCCTCCTGAAGCAGGTGCCCGCCGCCCAGCTGGTGGCCGCCGTGCGCAGCCCCGAGAAGGCCCAGGATCTGGCCGCCCAGGGCATCCAGGTGCGCAAGGCCGACTATGACCGACCGGACACGCTGGTCGAGGCCTTCCGCGGCGCCGGGAAGGTGCTGCTCATCTCCTCGAACGAGATCGGCCAGAGGTTCGCCCAGCACCGCGCCGCCGTGGACGCGGCCCGGAAGGCCGGGGTGCCGCTCCTGGCCTACACGAGCCTGCTCCGCGCCGACACCTCGCCCCTGCCCCTGGCGCTCGAACACCGGGAGACGGAAGCCTACCTGAAGGCCTCGGGTCTGCCCTTCGTGCTGCTGCGGAACGGCTGGTACACGGAGAACTATGCGGCCAGCATCCCATCGGCCCTGCAGCACGGGGCGTTCCTGGGCAGCGCGGGCGAAGGGAAGATCGCCTCGGCCGCCCGCGCCGACTACGCCGAGGCCGCCGCCGCCGTGCTGCTGCGCGACGGCCAGGCGGGCCAGGTCCACGAGCTGGCGGGCGACACGGCCTACACCCTGCGCGAGCTGACCGCGGAGCTCAGCCGCCAGTCGGGCAAGGCCGTGGCCTACCAGAACCTGCCCGAAGCGGAGTTCAAGGCCATCCTCCTGGGCGCCGGGCTGCCCGAAGCCATCGCCAGCCTGCTGGCGGAATCCGACACCGGCGCCGCGAAGGGTGGCCTCTTCGACGATTCCCGCACCCTGCGCCGCCTCATCGGCCGTCCCACCACGCCCATGGCGGACACCGTCGGCGCCGCGCTGCGGGGCTGA
- a CDS encoding HEPN domain-containing protein — protein sequence MASTHFTNLEQSIRELKRVYLDDALASGSPNTDHQELARAFLTLAHAELEFYVEEALRELAIQSFAGVCAGTFGRPSIALVAFSGLEPKNGGTALSTGKKKTPRQLAMRFGEAHAVLLQRLDRNTGVREKHIASMAIPLGLDSSSIDSTWLNDLDAFCTARGAFAHMSRTTSRGSHLAVNPHDVWTKCERLIWTNPTLATPGLLSSFESFDAWIEAEKLALGPQVIANSWRLRLSHFVLTLVSRLIKKLKLDEDNDE from the coding sequence ATGGCTAGTACTCATTTCACCAATCTGGAGCAGTCAATCCGGGAGCTCAAGCGCGTTTATCTTGACGACGCGCTGGCTAGCGGCTCACCGAATACTGACCACCAAGAACTAGCGCGTGCCTTTTTGACTTTGGCTCATGCCGAACTTGAGTTTTATGTAGAGGAGGCGCTGCGCGAGCTTGCAATCCAGTCCTTTGCTGGCGTATGTGCTGGAACCTTCGGACGTCCCTCAATAGCGCTCGTGGCTTTCAGTGGCCTTGAGCCAAAAAATGGTGGTACAGCGCTCAGCACAGGTAAGAAGAAGACCCCACGTCAGCTGGCAATGCGATTTGGAGAAGCCCATGCTGTCTTGTTGCAGAGACTGGACAGGAATACTGGGGTTCGTGAGAAACATATCGCCTCGATGGCAATTCCACTTGGATTAGATTCATCTTCGATTGACAGTACATGGCTTAACGACCTGGATGCCTTCTGTACCGCACGAGGTGCGTTCGCTCACATGTCACGGACAACTTCGCGAGGTAGTCATCTAGCAGTTAACCCTCACGATGTATGGACTAAGTGCGAAAGACTGATCTGGACAAATCCTACCCTTGCCACTCCAGGGTTGCTCAGCTCGTTCGAGAGTTTTGATGCATGGATTGAGGCCGAGAAATTAGCACTGGGACCACAAGTTATTGCCAATTCATGGCGGCTTAGACTTTCTCATTTTGTTTTAACCCTAGTGAGCCGTCTAATTAAAAAGTTGAAATTGGACGAAGATAATGATGAATAA